The proteins below are encoded in one region of Colletotrichum lupini chromosome 5, complete sequence:
- a CDS encoding 3-oxoacyl-(acyl-carrier-protein) reductase has product MSTTAPQTSKEMILLPQDLRGQNALVTGASRGIGRAIAIHLASRGANVLGTCASTESLILFESLEKTVQQGYHSSQFDAPRVTGLVANLLSPDLAETIANKVQDEFDGKLNIIINNATHFEARPVRQLDAEFIQRVLLGNVQSLALTMDVLLRRDYIQPESRVVNISSDWARTAAASYAMLYASTKSAMESLTRSWADILSQDTTTLGTTVNSLSVGGTATDALTGSAPPDMREAALKVLSEGKSIHNGVGLPDDVAKVVGLVVSDAARWINGNALPLPRIDTEHVFDDGTGRNVEYLELKVKEEVSMMFCHPLPSIPNILTQLQVP; this is encoded by the exons ATGAGCACCACAGCGCCCCAAACTAGCAAGGAGATGATTCTCCTCCCTCAGGATCTCCGAGGTCAGAATGCCCTGGTAAC AGGTGCTTCCCGCGGTATTGGCCGCGCCATAGCTATTCACCTTGCCAGTCGCGGAGCAAACGTTCTTGGTACCTGTGCATCCACTGAATCACTCATCCTATTCGAATCTCTCGAAAAAACCGTTCAACAGGGATACCACTCGAGTCAGTTCGACGCCCCAAGAGTCACGGGACTGGTTGCCAACCTTCTTTCGCCAGACTTGGCCGAGACGATTGCCAACAAAGTCCAGGATGAGTTCGATGGCAAACTCAACATCATTATCAACAACGCAACCCACTTTGAGGCGCGGCCAGTCCGTCAGCTTGATGCTGAATTCATCCAGAGGGTCTTGCTAGGCAATGTACAGTCTTTGGCGCTGACGATGGACGTGCTTCTCAGACGAGACTACATCCAGCCGGAATCCCGCGTTGTCAATATCTCAAGCGATTGGGCTCGTACCGCAGCAGCATCGTA TGCCATGTTGTACGCATCGACCAAATCAGCAATGGAATCTCTGACCCGATCTTGGGCGGATATTTTAAGCCAGGACACAACGACGCTGGGAACTACGGTGAACTCCCTCTCAGTGGGTGGTACGGCGACTGATGCGCTCACTGGGAGTGCACCGCCGGACATGCGCGAAGCCGCATTGAAGGTTCTGAGCGAGGGAAAATCAATCCATAACGGAGTCGGACTTCCAGATGATGTTGCCAAAGTCGTGGGTCTCGTCGTAAGCGATGCGGCGCGCTGGATCAATGGAA ATGCTCTGCCACTACCAAGAATTGACACGGAGCATGTCTTCGATGATGGCACTGGCAGGAATGTCGAGTACCTTGAGCTGAAGGTCAAAGAAGAGGTTTCCATGATGTTTTGCCACCCCCTCCCATCCATTCCAAACATCCTGACACAGCTTCAAGTCCCATGA
- a CDS encoding FAD binding domain-containing protein, with amino-acid sequence MLSPRLFAAAAFAAGHVVHALAADISSTEPANFNVVDALHGLGIVISEIPNLTGFNKRSETGCSAACGTLKFVYGDDAVETRNEPAYTEFVSSYWSGNQAQVSPYCVFKPSKPEQVSVVVLLSRLTQCPFAAKSGGHAAMAGASNSQDGITISFQNMKSIALSADKKIASIQPGNIWGDVYRELTKSDLNVIGGRIYDIGVGGLTTGGTFPIKTLQAGPCIFCGISYFSNLHGWACDNVESYDVVTATGAIIRASANQFPDLYWALRGGGNNFGLVVSFNLRTISLPGGKMWGGSRTYLQDSFPALSEAYANFIANAEKDPKAGLWHVYAYFNGTKLSLPTLYYAEPDGGEAEIFSEWNAIPAISDTTQNRIIADWAAEGAQGSPPGPREIYSVISSRADKGLVDAAQEIYFEEVLAVTDLPGILPTLVFQGITIPMLKHMQQNGGNALGLNVEDGPFYIILLSIMWSNEEDDDKIYSFASTVMERINDEAKARGLENDYIYMNYAAQFQDVVSGYGADNKAKLKSIAKKYDPKEVFQKLQPGYFKLDRAPVPGSKYFNCFLHSSAMDKLVSIYRADNDNPLTEIM; translated from the exons ATGTTAAGTCCTAGGCTCTTTGCGGCGGCTGCCTTCGCAGCTGGCCACGTTGTTCACGCCCTCGCAGCTGACATCAGCTCGACGGAGCCTGCCAACTTCAATGTTGTAGACGCACTTCATGGGCTAGGCATTGTCATTTCTGAGATTCCAAACCTGACCGGCTTCAACAAGAGGTCGGAAACAGGCTGCTCCGCTGCG TGTGGCACTTTGAAATTTGTCTATGGCGATGATGCTGTCGAAACGAGAAATGAACCTGCATACACTGAGTTCGTCAGCTCATACTGGTCTGGGAACCAAGCCCAGGTCAGCCCTTATTGTGTCTTCAAGCCGTCGAAGCCAGAGCAAGTATCTGTCGTGGTTCTACTGTCCCGTCTCACGCAGTGCCCATTCGCTGCCAAAAGCGGTGGCCACGCCGCAATGGCTGGTGCGTCCAACTCTCAGGACGGGATCACGATCTCATTCCAAAACATGAAGAGCATCGCGCTGTCTGCTGACAAGAAAATTGCTTCGATTCAACCTGGCAATATCTGGGGCGACGTCTACCGCGAGCTCACAAAGTCTGACTTGAATGTCATCGGTGGTCGGATATACGACATCGGTGTTGGTGGACTGACTACTGGAGGTACGTTCCCGATCAAGACACTCCAAGCCGGGCCATGCATCTTTT GTGGCATATCCTACTTCTCTAACCTCCACGGCTGGGCTTGTGATAATGTCGAGAGCTACGAT GTCGTCACTGCTACCGGTGCTATCATCCGAGCATCAGCCAACCAGTTCCCGGACCTGTACTGGGCCCTACGTGGCGGCGGCAACAACTTTGGCCTCGTAGTTAGCTTCAACCTCCGGACCATCTCGCTCCCAGGCGGTAAGATGTGGGGTGGTTCCCGTACCTATCTCCAAGACTCGTTCCCTGCGCTCTCTGAGGCTTACGCCAACTTTATTGCGAACGCGGAAAAGGACCCGAAGGCTGGCTTGTGGCACGTATACGCCTACTTCAACGGCACCAAACTCTCCCTCCCGACGCTGTATTATGCCGAGCCGGATGGCGGCGAGGCCGAAATCTTTTCCGAATGGAACGCTATTCCCGCCATTTCGGACACGACGCAGAACCGCATAATTGCTGACTGGGCTGCGGAAGGAGCTCAGGGTTCACCGCCGGGACCGCGGGAGATTTATTCCGTCATTAGCAGCAGGGCCGACAAGGGACTTGTTGATGCCGCTCAGGAAATCTACTTTGAGGAGGTTCTTGCCGTAACGGACCTGCCTGGCATTCTTCCCACTTTGGTGTTCCAGGGCATCACCATTCCGATGTTGAAGCACATGCAGCAGAACGGGGGCAATGCACTGGGTCTCAATGTCGAAGACGGCCCGTTCTACATCATTCTCCTCTCCATAATGTGGAGTAACGAAGAGGACGACGACAAGATTTACTCTTTTGCCTCAACAGTTATGGAAAGAATCAACGATGAAGCCAAGGCGCGGGGGCTGGAGAACGACTACATCTACATGAATTACGCCGCACAGTTCCAGGATGTTGTCAGTGGATACGGTGCggataataaggctaagctcaaGAGCATCGCGAAGAAGTATGATCCCAAGGAGGTGTTCCAGAAACTGCAGCCTGGGTACTTCAAGCTGGATCGCGCCCCGGTGCCGGGTTCCAAGTACTTCAACTG CTTTCTTCATTCATCGGCCATGGACAAGCTAGTGTCTATCTACAGGGCGGATAATGACAATCCTCTCACTGAGATAATGTAA
- a CDS encoding nucleotide-sugar transporter: MALLDAAAPPAGGPTLFGMSMKQLSLITLTFQNSALILIMHYSRIMPPVGDHRYFTSTAVFLNEVIKLSICLTCSIAEVSRTLAPSTPATVIFEQIFNSVFSGDGWKLAIPATLYTLQNTLQYVAVGNLDAVHFQVLYQLKILTTAVFSVTMLRRALGMKRWISLIILTLGVSIVSLPQPSSASHAESTSASILLHDTTDHFFPRSVHELGQAAEGAAEVARELTKRAADGLAGVGGEIVKRSASYQGIQEDQDPSPLMNYSIGLTAVLVAAVASGLAGVYFEKMLKDSGTHASVWTRNIQLSFYSLFPALAGVILIDAEDIAKHGFFDGYNWVVWTAIVFQAVGGVLASLCINYADNIAKNFAASISIVISFLFSVWFFNFEVNFSFILGTTLVLAATYIYSIPDRKGRPPPITIASYEKAMVDPAYTPAVTDETKLNLDPLDAVRSMGLSTSRPSSPMLHHHRAPSARGKNRDD; this comes from the exons ATGGCTCTCCTCGACGCTGCCGCGCCGCCGGCGGGGGGGCCGACACTTTTCGGCATGTCCATGAAGCAACTTTCCCTCATCACG CTCACTTTTCAAAACTCGGCACTGATTCTG ATCATGCATTACTCCCGCATCATGCCTCCCGTGGGCGATCACCGATACTTCACATCCACCGCAGTCTTCCTCAATGAGGTGATCAAGCTGTCAATTTGCTTGACTTGCTCCATTGCAGAGGTTTCGCGCACATTGGCACCGTCCACGCCGGCCACCGTCATCTTCGAGCAGATCTTCAACTCCGTGTTCTCGGGCGATGGGTGGAAGCTCGCAATTCCAGCAACACTATACACGCTGCAAAACACACTACAATACGTCGCTGTTGGGAACCTGGATGCCGTTCACTTCCAAGTTCTATACCAGCTCAAG ATTCTCACGACCGCTGTCTTCTCCGTTACGATGCTTCGCCGCGCGCTCGGTATGAAGCGCTGGATCTCTTTGATCATCTTGACCTTGGGCGTATCCATTGTGTCACTTCCCCAACCTTCGTCCGCAAGCCATGCCGAATCGACGTCGGCCAGCATCCTCCTGCACGACACCACAGACCATTTCTTTCCTCGCTCCGTGCACGAGCTTGGTCAAGCTGCCGAGGGTGCGGCGGAGGTGGCCCGTGAGCTCACCAAGCGCGCCGCGGACGGTCTCGCGGGCGTTGGCGGAGAAATCGTGAAGCGGTCGGCCTCGTATCAGGGTATCCAAGAGGACCAAGACCCGTCACCGCTCATGAACTACTCGATTGGACTGACCGCCGTGCtcgtcgccgccgtcgcctcGGGTCTTGCTGGAGTCTACTTTGAGAAGATGCTCAAGGACTCAGGAACCCATGCCTCTGTATGGACGCGCAACATCCAGCTGTCGTTTTACTCGCTGTTCCCTGCTCTAGCAGGCGTTATCTTGATTGATGCGGAAGACATTGCCAAGCATGGTTTCTTTGATGGCTACAACTGGGTCGTATGGACCGCAATCGTATTCCAAGCTGTCGGCGGCGTGCTTGCGTCGTTGTGCATTAACTACGCCGACAACATTGCAAAGAACTTTGCTGCAAGCATCAGTATCGTTATCAGCTTTCTATTCAGCGTTTGGTTCTTTAACTTTGAAGTCAATTTCTCC TTTATTCTCGGTACTACTCTGGTTCTTGCCGCGACCTACATCTACAGCATTCCCGATCGCAAGGGCCGCCCGCCACCGATTACGATTGCGAGCTACGAGAAGGCAATGGTTGACCCGGCGTACACGCCAGCCGTCACCGACGAAACCAAGCTTAACCTCGACCCGCTCGATGCGGTCCGCAGCATGGGACTTTCGACGTCTAGGCCATCGTCGCCTATGCTGCACCACCACCGAGCGCCATCAGCCAGGGGCAAGAACCGCGACGACTAA